The Bacteroidota bacterium genome includes the window CAACTTGTATTTCTGTTTCTAGTTGAGTGCCGGCTTTTGGAAAAAAATGAATCTGTAAATTCTTTACTGCACCAATAAAACCTAGTGGTACTTTTTCATTTTTAGAGTGAAAAGTATAGCCCGCTCTAAGAGCACACGATTGAGCAATGTTTTCAACCAGACCCGGTTCCTTAAATACTCCATCTTCACAAAAAATATTTGTTTCTTCAATATAGAAGCTACTTCTAGCGCTTAATGTTTCTTCGTTGCTGCTAAGTAAATTGTCCACCATTATCATGGGGGCTCGTTGAGGAATATACTCTGTTAATTTTTCTTTACTTACCAGCATCTTGTGTGAGTCTTAAGAGTAAATTTACTTTTTTTCAACAGGAGTCCAAAAATCATAATAATTAAACCACTGTTCAGGATATTTTAATACCATTTTTTCGAGCTCGATAGCATATTCCGCCACCATAGTATTCACCCCATTTTCGCATTTTTTTTGTGGTGTTGAATATAAATGATAATGCGTACTTCGCTCTTTCATAGCATATACAAAAGCATAAGGAACATCAAATTTCGAAGCCATGTAAAATGGACCTGAAGGGAAAAATGCTTTTCTTCCAAAAAAATCAGTAGGTATCACCTTTGCACCGGGAACAAAGCGATCGCCATGTATGCAAATTAGTTCTTTGTTTTTTAGCGCTTCACTTATTTCAAAAATATGCGACATGTCAGAACGCATTACTATTACATTTACATACTTTTTGCCGGTTACACTACTCATGTATTTTTTAAGATTTTCGTGTTCCGCTTCATACATAACTACATTTACTTTGCAATTCAAACGTTGAAGCATGTGGCCCGCAATTTCCCAATTTCCTATGTGTGCACTAATCAGCATGCCACCGGTTTTATTTTCAACCATGGCCCGTAAATGCTCTTCTCCATCAAAATCAAATGTATATTGTTTTACAATACCGGCCATCATTGCCACTTTATCAATCAAAGTTTGACCAAACAAGTAGTAATTTTTAAAGATTTTAAAAAATGCTTTGATGCGGGAATAATGGAGAACTTTTCTAAAAAACTGATAGATTGAACGGGTTGATGTAGGAGAAAAAAACACGAAATAGGCAGCCACAAAGTGCAGCACAAAAAAGGCAACCCTTAACCGAAAACGCTTAATGATGAATACGAAAATTTTATGCCCCAGTACCCCGCCGCGCGTTTTTCCACTCCACAATTTTTTCATCAGAATTCACTGAGTTGTTGAAAGGGTTACGGTAATAAACAGTTACAATTCTGTAGCTGCATCTTACCAGGAATACAAGTTATACCTTCTCGGTAACTCGTTTTAAAGCGTATGAATAAAAGTCTTGAAAGGTTACTATACCCATGAAATCTTCGGGTTTTACTTTAAATCCAAAATTGCTTTCAATAACTACCACTAAATCTACATAGTCTAAACTGTCTAAGCCAAGAGTGTCTTTCAAAACTGCATCCGGCGATATTGCAGCACGGTCTACTTCAAACTCTTCTACTAACAGGTCATTTACTTTTTCAATTAATTCTGCCTCAGTCATTTTTGTGGTATTTATTTTTTAATTTTTTTTACTATAAGCGATGAGTTGGTACCTCCAAACCCAAAAGAATTCGACAAAAATACATCAATATTTTTATCTACTGTTTTTGTGGCTAAATTTAGCTTTGCTGAATCATCATCTGGTGATTCAAAATTAATATTTGGTGCGATAAACGAATTTTGCAACATCAGCATCGAATATACAATTTCACTGGCTCCGGCCATCCAACATTCATGTCCGGTCATTGATTTAGTGCTGCTTACAGGAGTTTTTACATCGCTAAATAATTTATCAATCGCACGTGCTTCAAATCCATCTCCAACAGGTGTACTGGTGGCATGAGCATTAATATAATCGATTTCAGCATTTGTCAATCCGGCATCACGCATAGCCATTTCCATTGATTTTACTAAGCCATCCACACTAGGCTGTGAAATATGACTACCATTCGATGAGAATCCATACCCCACCAATTCAGCTAAAATAGGGGCTCCTCGTTTTATAGCCGATTCGTAACTTTCTAAAATAACGGTAGCTGCACCACCACTGGGAACAAGTCCATCGCGGTTTTTATCAAAAGGCTTTGAAGCTGTGATTGGATTGCTCTCTTTGGTTGAAAATGCACTCAGCGCATCAAAACTTCCCATCGAATACATATTTAACTCTTGCGCACCTCCACAGATTACCTGCTGTTGTAAACCGTGCTTAATTAAAAAATAGCCCATTCCAATCGAGTGTGAACCACTTGCACAAGCACCACTTATGGTAAAATTAATTCCTTTCAATTTAAAAATAGTCGATAAATTCATCGTAACCGTTGAATTCATACTTTGAAATACCGAACCAGAACCCAATAACATGGTATCGCGTTTTGCACGTAACGTATCCGTTGCTTCAATTACCGGCTTTGCTGAACTATCGTTTCCGTATAAAATCCCTACATCATTGGCTTCCAAAAAGTCCATGTCAATTCGGGCATTGGCCAATGCTTCTTGGGTTGCTAAAAAAGCATATTCGCCCTGCTCCGGTAAGCCCACACGTAATCTGCGATCGAGTTGTCCTTTCAAAATGGGTTTTTCAATTACACCGGTAAGGCCCGAACGAAACCCAAATTCTTTACGTTCCTGGTCAAAGCCAATACCCGATTTTCCGGTATACAACGAGTTTCTTACTTCTTCCAGATTTTTACCTATGGTGGAATACACTCCCAATCCGGTTATTACTACTCTGTTTATCATTTATGCAATGTACTTTCGAAAGTTAAAATAAAACAAAATCTTTTAGGTATACAAACCTCCGTTTATTGAAATTACCTCTCCTGTGATGTAGGATGCCTTTGATGAAGCTAAGAAATTAACTACTTCTGCAACCTCTTCAACCTCTCCAAAACGATTCATAGGAATCAATGCCTTAAAATCTTTTTCATTTAAGTCGGTAGTCATGTCGGTTTTAATAAAACCCGGAGCAACCGCATTTACTGTAATGTTTCGGCGACCAACTTCCTGAGCCAAAGCTTTTGTTGCTCCTATCAAACCAGCTTTTGCTGCCGAGTAATTCGTTTGACCCGGCATTCCTTTTATTCCCGACAAGGATACAACATTAATGATGCGACCATATTTTTTCATTAACATGCTTTTTATTATTAAGCGTGTTACGTAAAAAAAGCCATCCAAAGTAGGATTCAATACATTGTGCCATTCTTCGGCTTTCATCCACATTAACAAAACATCCTGACGTATACCTGCATTGTTTACTAATACTTCAATTGGTTTATCTGCATTGGCTTCAATCCAGTCGCCCAATACTTTTTCAATTTCGGCACCGTTCCCAACATCAAATTTTAAGATTTCTCCATCACTTCCTTTTTCACGCACAAGGGCCAATGTTTTCTCAGCTTCTGCTATGTTCGATTTGTAATTTATAAGAAGGGTATACCCACTTTCAGCAAGCGAAAGACATATTGCCCTTCCGATGCCTCTTGAACCTCCGGTAACCAGTGCGTATTTCATCGTTTAGTTAGTTTAATAATGGTAAGGTATTCGATTGCAAATAGTTTTTAACCAATTCAATTTCTTTATACTTAATTGCATCTTTGGTAAACTTTGGAACCAGTGTTCGCAACGATTTATAAAGTTTGCGCGATTTTGAACTTAATTTAGATTCAAACTTTAAGTAATCAATTGCTTGCAAAATGGTGATGTATTCGATGGCTATAACTTGAAAAGCATTCTCAATAACACGCTGTGTAAGCAAGGCTGAATTGGTTCCCATACTTACAATGTCCTGATTGTCGTTATTGTTTGGAATACTGTGCACATACATCGGAAACGATAAAGTTTGATTTTCGGCAACAGTACTTGTAGCAGTAAATTGTGCTCCTTGCATGCCCAGGTTTAATCCCAGTTTACCTAAATTTACAAAAGGAGGCAGCTTTTGATTTAATTTATCATTCAATAAAAAATTCAACTGACGCTCACACAACATCGACAACTTGGTAACCACAATTTTTAATTTATCCATTTCCAGTGAAACATAATCTCCATGGAAATTTCCACCGTGAAAAACATTGTTGTTTTCCTTGTCAATAATTGGATTATCGTTAACTGAATTAATTTCGGAAGCTAGTATTTGCTTTGTACGCTGAATAGTATCGAGTACCGGACCTAAAATTTGCGGAACACATCTTAAGCTGTAATATTCCTGTACCTTTTCGTGTAAATATTCTGCTTCAATTTTTTTATGATACAAATGCTCCGGACGCTTTTTGATGAGCTTACTATCGGTTAAAATTGCGCGCATGGCAGCTGCTATTGAATTTTGACCATTGTGCAATTTTACATGATTTAATTCGTGAGAAAAATGATCGTCAAATGTTTCAACTATTTCGCTAATCATGCTCGATGCCATAATGGACCAACGCAGTAAATTTTGAGCATCAATCGCATTTATCATTCCAATGCCGGTCATTGCAGACGTTCCATTTATGAGTGCTAAACCTTCACGGGTATGAATAGTAATTGGTTTTAATTTCTCGGCTTTAAATGCCGCCGAGGTCGCTACCCATTTACCTTTGTAATGAACTTCCCCTTCACCAATTAAAACTAAGGCCAAATGCGCCAATTGCACCAAATCTCCACTTGCTCCAACCCCTCCATGTTCAAAAATTAAAGGATAAATGTTTCGATTAATCAACTCCTTCAGCAATATAATCACTTCTTCATGAATTCCTGAAAAGCCTTTCGATAATGTATTTAATCGTGCAAGCATAGTTGCTTTCACCTGCATGTTCGAGAGCGGTTTCCCTGCTCCGGCACTGTGACTTCGAATTAAATTATACTGTAATTCCTGTTGGTCTTTTTCACTTACTTTGTATTGTACCATTGGACCAAAGCCCGTATTAATACCGTAAATTACTTTCCCTTTGGAAAAATCCTTCAAAAATTTAAAACTCTCTTTTACCTTGTTAAGTGCAACTTTTGAAATAGCGATGGGTTCATTTCCATGCAAAATTTCAATCACTTCATTAATGGTTAAATCTTTTTCCCCTAGTTGTATCATTCAGTACAGTTGTTCCTATTTTCTATAGAATCTATTATCTTTCTTTTAGCTTTTATCAAAAGGGTGCAAAACTAAGGCTTTTCAACCTTTTAACAAATAAATCCTTCATTTGTTCGGTTCAATTTTTTTTCAGCTCTAAGCTTGCTAAAATGCCCATGCACGATGCCTTGCATGTGCTGATATTGTTGAATTATCATGGCTAGCAAAGAGGCAATGTCCATGTATAAATATTTTGCTTTCTTTGCTTTGAAATCCTACAACCTGTGAAAATAACATTTTTAGGAACCGGAACCTCTCAAGGTGTGCCGCTAATTGCTTGTACTTGCGAAGTTTGCACTTCGGAAGATAGCCGTGATAAGCGCTTGCGTACTTCCATTTTGCTAGAATTTAATGACATTGCGATTGTTGTAGACACAGGCCCTGATTTCCGACAACAAATGTTACGTGAAAAAGTAAAACGGCTGGATGCTGTATTATTTACACACGAACACAAAGACCATATTGCCGGCTTAGACGACATACGGGCATTTAATTTTATTTTAAAACGAAAAATTGATGTGTATGCCAGCGATCGTGTTCAGGATGCTATTCGACGCGAGTTTGCTTACATATTTTCGGATACCAAATATCCCGGAATTCCCGAAATTGAATTGCATACCATTCAAAACAAACCCTTCGAAATACAAGGTATACCGATAATTCCAATCGAAGTTTTACATTATAAACTAAGTGTATTTGCATTTCGATTTGGAGATTTTGTTTACATTACTGACGCAAACGCTATCTCACAGCAAGAAAAGAAAAAAATAATGGGCTGCAAAATTTTAGTCATTAATGCACTCCGACGACAAGCACATGTTTCGCACTTTACCCTACAAGAAGCACTTGATTTAATTGCTGAATTGAAACCTGAAAAAGCCTATCTTACTCATATTAGCCATCAATTAGGAAAGCACAGTAATATCGAAAAGGAATTACCTAGTGGCGTTTTTCAGGCCTATGATGGCTTGCAAATTCAACTTTAAAACACAAAATTAGCTGCGTTATGGAGGATTAGCTTTTGCTAATGGGTGGTAATTTGGGACCTCTTTTGAAGATTATCAATCCATTCAAAAATTTACGCAGTATTTGATCTCCTAATGGTTTGTAATTCGGATGATCTTCATTCCTAAAAAATGCACTAAGTTCGGTTTTTGTGACTTTAAAATCAGCATGCCTTAATATTTCAATAATATCGTCATCCCGCAACTGCAAAGCAATCCTTAGTTTTTTTAGAATATCGTTATTACTCATCATAGCTCCTAACTTTTTTTTGCGAAGGTATTAATAATCCAAATACTAAACGCTAGCTCGCTAATCAACCGATTGGCGATTTTACTTAGTCTTTTGTTGATGTTCGTGTAGTTTTTACAGATATGATTATTATCAGCAATATCCTTGACCACTATCATATTCTTTGCAAACCATCGAAGGTATTTTTGTGCTGTATTAATAATTAAACTTCATTACAATGATCGAGAATCTAGGAAATACCGACAAAATAGTTCGAATTTTTATTGGTTTAGCAATTGTGCTAATGGGCGTTGAATACGAAAGTTGGTGGGGATTACTGGGATTTATTTTCCCAATCACAGCAGTTATTAATTGGTGCCCTATTTACGCCTTTTTTGGAATTAAAACCTCAAAAGACAAAGGACGAAGATTAATCTAATAAAAGTAAAAAGGCACTTTGTTTCAAGATGAATGGGGTGGTTAGGTTCTCTTGAAACGGGTGCCTTTATTTTATATGGAAAAAGTAACCTATAAAGTTGATCATACTTGTTACCATTGTGGCGAAAGCTGCAACAATTCAACAATTCGGGATAGCGAAAAATATTTTTGTTGTTCAGGATGCAAAATGGTGTACGATATTTTAAATCAAAATAATCTATGCACCTATTATGATATTTCTGAAAACCCCGGTATTACTCAAAAAGATGAAGTACGAAAAAATAAATTTTCTTTTCTTGAGGATGCTCAGGTACAAGCTAAATTAATTCAATTTACCGACGGCACAAACACACGTGTACTTTTTTACTTGCCCCAAATGCATTGCAGTTCCTGCATTTGGCTACTCGAAAATTTACACAAAATTAATGCGGGCATTAAAAGCTCTATTGTTGATTTTCCAAAGCGAGAAATAACCATTGACTTTAATTCAAAAGAATGCACTCTAAAAGAAGTAGCTGAATTGCTTACGGCGATTGGATATGAGCCTCACATCAACTTAAGCGATTTAAATGAGAAAGAAGTTAAATATACTAACCGATCCCGAATTTTTAAATTAGGTATTGCGGGCTTTTGCTTCGGGAATATTATGATGTTGAGTTTTCCCGAATATTTTTCATCGGGAATTTATGATGAAAGAGGCTTTCGTGATTTATTTTCCTACCTCATTCTTGGACTCTCCCTCCCTGTGTTTTTTTACAGTGCTTCCGAATTCTACATCAGTGCTTGGAAGGGACTAAAACACCGATTTTTAAACATCGATACACCAATTGTACTTGCCATTGTTATCACCTTCGTAAGAAGCGTAGTTGAAATTATCAACGGTACCGGAAGTGGTTACCTCGATTCCATGTCGGGCATTGTATTTTTTATGTTGGCTGGTCGCATTTTTCAAGACAGAGTGCAAAGTTCAATTGCTTTCGACAGAGATTATAAATCCTATTTTCCTATAGCCGTTGCAGTTAAAAACGGAGATAAAGAAGAAAGTATTCCGGTGTCAAAACTTAAAGTTGGTGATCGATTGGTTATTCGACACAACGAACTTATTCCGGCCGATTCCATTTTGTTTTATGGGAAAGCTAGCATCGATTACAGTTTCGTAACCGGCGAATCACTTCCAGTTCCAAAAGGTATTGGTGAAATTATTTATGCTGGTGGAAAGCAAATGGGAACTGCGATAGAAATGGAAGTTGTAAAAGAAGTTTCACAAAGCTATCTTACTCAATTGTGGAACAATGAAGCTTTTCATAACGATAACGAAAAGCAACATTCTTTTATCCATCAATTAAGCAAAAGCTTTACACTTATTTTATTTTCAATAGCTGCAATCGCTTCAATTTATTGGTGGATATATGATCCTTCCAAAATAATAAATTCACTAACAGCTATTCTTATTGTTGCCTGCCCATGTTCACTTTTATTATCGGCAACATTTACCAATGGAAATATTATTCGCATTTTCAATAAGAACAAGTTTTACATTAAAAATGCCACAGTAATAGAAGCGCTTGCAAATGCTACTACTATAGTGTTTGATAAAACAGGAACTATAACAAAAAGTGAAAGTAGTGCCTTGCATTACGAAGGCATAGAATTATCTGACTTTCAGAAACAAATAACTCGATCCTTAGCTGCTCAATCAACACATCCATTAAGTAAGGCAGTTTTTAATGAGTTGTCGCAATTCCCATTGTTAACCTGTACTCATTTTTCAGAAAGTACCGGACAAGGAATTCAAGCATTTGTTGCTGGTAGTGAGGTAAAGATGGGCTCTTATTTTTTTATTCACGGTCTATACAAATCCGATGATACGGCAAGTAAAGTATACATCCAGGTGGATGGTAAAAATATGGGCTGCTTTGTTCTAAAAAATAAATACAGGGAAGGTCTTTCTGATTTAATTGCCAACCTGCGTAAAAAATACAGTATCGCTTTGTTGTCTGGTGATAATGATGCAGAAAAAAAATACCTACAGAACTTGCTTGGAAATGATGCTGAAATTTTGTTTTACCAAACTCCACAAGATAAATTAAACTACATCGCACTCCTTCAAAAAAAGGGTAAAAAAGTAATCATGATTGGAGATGGTTTAAATGATGCAGGTGCTTTACGAATAAGTAATGCTGGCATTGCGGTGAACGACAATTCCAATAATTTTTCTCCTGCTTGCGATGCTGTTTTGAATGGTGCCGAATTTAGTAAGTTGGCGAATCTCATTAGTTACGCTAAAGAAGGTAAAAGTATAATAATAGGAAGTTTTGTGCTTTCAATTCTTTACAATTTTGTTGGAATAAGCTTTGCCGCACAAGGTAATCTGTCGCCACTGATTGCCGCTATTTTAATGCCGGCAAGTTCAATCAGCATATTAATTTTTACGGTTGGATTAAGTGCGCTGTTTGCCAAAATTCGGGGCTTATCCTAAACTTTTTTTGAGTATGATTTTAATCATAAGCAACCTTGATGTGCATCATTTATTTGAGCTGTAGTGAAATTTACTTTTGAAATCAAATTTAAACAATGAGTGTCTTGGTTCTTTTAATTGGTGTAAGTTTAATAGTAGCGCTCGGCTTCCTTTTCGGCTTTATATGGTCGGTAAAAAATGGCCAATTTGATGATGATTATACTCCTTCAGTGCGCATGTTATTTGACGAAGAAACAAAAGCATCTAGTGGATTGAAAATAAAACAGAGTAGTAGTTCAAAAACAATAAAAAAAGTAAAACAAGTATAGATTATGCAAATAGAAAAGTTTTCCTACGACAATAAGATTGTAAAAATGTTTGCCTACGCAACCATTCTTTGGGCATTGGTAGGTATGTTGGCTGGGCTATGGGTGGCCTTTGCCTTAGCATTTCCGGATTTAAATTTAGGGCTGCCTTATACGTCTTTTGGCAGACTTCGTCCATTACATACTAACGCGGTAATTTTTGCCTTTATAGGAAATGGAATTTTTATGGGAGTGTATTATTCACTTCAACGCCTATGTAAAGCGCGTATGTTTAGTGATGCACTCAGTAAGATTCATTTCTGGGGATGGCAATTAATAATTGTTTCGGCAGCGTTGACATTGCCATTTGGTATCACTACCGGAAAAGAATATGCCGAACTTGAATGGCCAATTGATATTGCCATTGCTCTTATTTGGGTGGTATTTGGTTGGAACATGTTTGGAACAATAATTAAGCGCCGTGAACGTCATTTATATGTTGCGATTTGGTTTTACATAGCCACCTTTGTTACTGTAGCCATGTTGCACATTGTTAATTCAATTGAGTTACCGGTATCTTTCTTAAAAAGCTATAGCTGGTACGCAGGAGTGCAGGATGCTCTGGTACAATGGTGGTACGGACACAATGCAGTGGCATTTTTCTTAACTACACCATATTTAGGATTAATGTATTACTTTATTCCTAAAGTGGCACAACGTCCTGTGTATTCGTACCGACTTTCAATCATACATTTCTGGGCACTTATATTTTTATACATCTGGGCTGGTCCGCATCACCTCTTGTACACTGCCTTACCCGATTGGGCGCAATCATTAGGTGTGGTGTTTTCGGTTATGCTTATCGCTCCTTCTTGGGGAGGTATGATTAATGGATTGCTAACCTTGCGCGGAGCTTGGGATAAAGTAAGAGAAGATGTAGTACTTAAGTTCATGGTAGTTGCAGTAACAGCTTATGGTATGGCTACCTTCGAAGGCCCTATGCTTTCATTAAAAAGTGTAAACGCTATTGCACACTTCACCGATTGGATTGTTGCACACGTGCATGTTGGAGCTTTAGGCTGGAACGGCTTTTTAACCTTCGGTGTATTGTATTGGTTAATTCCTAAAATGTTTCATACAGATTTATTTTCTAAAAAATTAGCAAACTGGCATTTTTGGATTGGAACACTTGGAATAGTTTTTTATGCTGTGCCAATGTACTGGGCAGGTTTCGAACAAAGTAAAATGTGGAAACAATTTACTCCCGAAGGTCAATTGCAATATCAATTTTTAGAAACGGTAACATACATGAAACCGTTTTATCTGATGCGTTCAATTGGTGGTACTTTATACCTTATTGGTGCGGTAATCATGACCTATAACTTAATTAAAACAATTAAGGCGGGATCATTTGTAGCCGATGAAGCAGCAGAAGCTCCAGCACTTGAGAAAGTACATTCAAAACACAGCAGTGAACACTGGCATAGAGTTATTGAGCGTAAACCTATTCAAATGCTCATAATTAGTTTGGTAGTGGTTGTAGTTGGAGGAGTAATTGAAATGGTTCCAACCTTTCTGGTACAATCCAATATTCCAACTATTGAAAGTGTAAAACCATACACTCCATTAGAATTGCAGGGTAGAGACATATATATTAAGGAAGGATGTTACACTTGTCACTCACAAATGGTACGTCCATTTAGATCTGAAACTGCTCGCTATGGCGAATATTCTAAAGCCGGCGAATTCGTTTACGATCATCCATTTCAATGGGGTTCAAAACGCACAGGTCCTGACTTAGCTCGACTTGGAGGAAAGTATCCCGATTCATGGCATTTTAATCACATGCTCGATCCTCGTTCCATGGCACAACAATCTATTATGCCAAGCTACGAATGGATGCTCGACAATGAGTTGGATACTTCTACAACTGCAGCAAAAATCAGAGCCATGATTACGCTTGGAGTGCCCTATCCAAAAGACTATGATAAAATTGCGAATGCGGATTTAATTAAACAAGAAAATGAAATTGTTGAAAATCTTAAGCGTGATAAAATTGAAACAATGCCTAATCGTGAAATTGTAGCAATGATTGCTTATTTGCAACGACTTGGTAAAGATATTAAAGCAAATCCTACTAGCCAATCTACTAACAAATGAAATTCATCAACTATCTTCAGTCAATAGCAGGAGTAAGCATTTTTCCAATGATCTCACTCTTTATATTCTTCATCTTTTTTATTCTACTCACGGTGGTAGTAGTTAAAATGAGCAAATCTGAAATTACTACACTCGAAAATATACCACTTGAGACTACTGAATCAAACACAACTTTATAACACAAGTTTATGAGAACTAATACCGGTATTAATCCAAAAAATTCAAGAATGAAAAAACTCCTGGGAGTGCTGGGAACACTATTCTTAGCAAACAGTTCAGTTATAGCGCAAACTGCTGCAGCAACCGAATCAACGGGTTCAAGCGTACTTTCAAATCCGTTATTTATTCTATTTGCCTTTATAATAGTTTTTTTACTTGTAATAATTATTGTGTTGTCTGATGTGGTAAAGGGCTCAGCAAAAATTATGATGGATAAAAAGAAGCAAATTGGAAAAGCTGCCGGCATGGTAATCTTGTTGTTACTATCCTCTACTGTAGCTTCAGCACAAACAGCCGAACCAATTGCAGCAACTACTTATGGAGGCTTAAGTGCGACCATGTTCTATACCTTATCGGTAGTAGTAGCTTTCGAAATTTTTATCATTATTTTTCTAATTTCATTTGTGAGATCCTTCTTAGGAATTTCAGATATGAAATCAGAAGAAAGAGCAGTGCAGGCTGAAAGCAAAGTGCAAGCCCCATCATTAATAGAAAAGTTTAATGCATCTGTTGCAGTTGAAGATGAAGCAGACATATTGCTAGATCACAATTATGACGGTATTCAGGAACTCGATAATAACCTTCCTCCTTGGTGGAAATATGGGTTTTATTTAACCATCGTTTTTGCAGGAATTTATCTTATTAATTACCATGTTCTAAAGACAGGCGATTTGCAAGGAGCTGAGTATACTAAGGAAATGGCCCAAGCAGCTGCAGACATTGCCGAATTTCAGAAAAATTCAGCGCTCTCAGTTGACGAAAATACAGTTACTGTTTTGAGCGACAAAGAAAGCTTAAGCAAGGGACAAGAAATATACATGAACAATTGCCTCGCTTGCCATGGTAAATTTGGGGAAGGACAAGTGGGTCCTAATTTTACCGACGATTATTGGATACATGGAGGTAAAATCAATGATATTTTTAAAACAATTAAATATGGATTTCCGGATAAGGGGATGAAGTCATGGAAAGAAGATTTATCGCCCATGCAAATTAGTTGTGTAGCATCCTATATTAAATCATTACGCGGTACCAATCCTGCAAATCAAAAAGAGAAGCAAGGTGAACTTTATGTAGAAAGCACTGCTACTGATACCACAGCTAAAGCCGCAACACCAACCGACACACTTAAAGTTGCAGTAGATACTGTAAAGAAAGCCAACAACTAATATGGAAAATAATAAAATGGAGTCCGATGAATCTTTTCGCGACTCCATTGCCACCATCGATAAACAAGGTAAACG containing:
- a CDS encoding MBL fold metallo-hydrolase — protein: MKITFLGTGTSQGVPLIACTCEVCTSEDSRDKRLRTSILLEFNDIAIVVDTGPDFRQQMLREKVKRLDAVLFTHEHKDHIAGLDDIRAFNFILKRKIDVYASDRVQDAIRREFAYIFSDTKYPGIPEIELHTIQNKPFEIQGIPIIPIEVLHYKLSVFAFRFGDFVYITDANAISQQEKKKIMGCKILVINALRRQAHVSHFTLQEALDLIAELKPEKAYLTHISHQLGKHSNIEKELPSGVFQAYDGLQIQL
- a CDS encoding lipid A biosynthesis acyltransferase, with protein sequence MKKLWSGKTRGGVLGHKIFVFIIKRFRLRVAFFVLHFVAAYFVFFSPTSTRSIYQFFRKVLHYSRIKAFFKIFKNYYLFGQTLIDKVAMMAGIVKQYTFDFDGEEHLRAMVENKTGGMLISAHIGNWEIAGHMLQRLNCKVNVVMYEAEHENLKKYMSSVTGKKYVNVIVMRSDMSHIFEISEALKNKELICIHGDRFVPGAKVIPTDFFGRKAFFPSGPFYMASKFDVPYAFVYAMKERSTHYHLYSTPQKKCENGVNTMVAEYAIELEKMVLKYPEQWFNYYDFWTPVEKK
- a CDS encoding 3-hydroxyacyl-ACP dehydratase codes for the protein MLVSKEKLTEYIPQRAPMIMVDNLLSSNEETLSARSSFYIEETNIFCEDGVFKEPGLVENIAQSCALRAGYTFHSKNEKVPLGFIGAVKNLQIHFFPKAGTQLETEIQVVNEIFDVTLVVGKVYSEGKIAAECEMKIFLKKEA
- a CDS encoding beta-ketoacyl-[acyl-carrier-protein] synthase family protein — translated: MNRVVITGLGVYSTIGKNLEEVRNSLYTGKSGIGFDQERKEFGFRSGLTGVIEKPILKGQLDRRLRVGLPEQGEYAFLATQEALANARIDMDFLEANDVGILYGNDSSAKPVIEATDTLRAKRDTMLLGSGSVFQSMNSTVTMNLSTIFKLKGINFTISGACASGSHSIGMGYFLIKHGLQQQVICGGAQELNMYSMGSFDALSAFSTKESNPITASKPFDKNRDGLVPSGGAATVILESYESAIKRGAPILAELVGYGFSSNGSHISQPSVDGLVKSMEMAMRDAGLTNAEIDYINAHATSTPVGDGFEARAIDKLFSDVKTPVSSTKSMTGHECWMAGASEIVYSMLMLQNSFIAPNINFESPDDDSAKLNLATKTVDKNIDVFLSNSFGFGGTNSSLIVKKIKK
- a CDS encoding acyl carrier protein, with the protein product MTEAELIEKVNDLLVEEFEVDRAAISPDAVLKDTLGLDSLDYVDLVVVIESNFGFKVKPEDFMGIVTFQDFYSYALKRVTEKV
- a CDS encoding DUF2892 domain-containing protein, encoding MIENLGNTDKIVRIFIGLAIVLMGVEYESWWGLLGFIFPITAVINWCPIYAFFGIKTSKDKGRRLI
- a CDS encoding aromatic amino acid lyase; its protein translation is MIQLGEKDLTINEVIEILHGNEPIAISKVALNKVKESFKFLKDFSKGKVIYGINTGFGPMVQYKVSEKDQQELQYNLIRSHSAGAGKPLSNMQVKATMLARLNTLSKGFSGIHEEVIILLKELINRNIYPLIFEHGGVGASGDLVQLAHLALVLIGEGEVHYKGKWVATSAAFKAEKLKPITIHTREGLALINGTSAMTGIGMINAIDAQNLLRWSIMASSMISEIVETFDDHFSHELNHVKLHNGQNSIAAAMRAILTDSKLIKKRPEHLYHKKIEAEYLHEKVQEYYSLRCVPQILGPVLDTIQRTKQILASEINSVNDNPIIDKENNNVFHGGNFHGDYVSLEMDKLKIVVTKLSMLCERQLNFLLNDKLNQKLPPFVNLGKLGLNLGMQGAQFTATSTVAENQTLSFPMYVHSIPNNNDNQDIVSMGTNSALLTQRVIENAFQVIAIEYITILQAIDYLKFESKLSSKSRKLYKSLRTLVPKFTKDAIKYKEIELVKNYLQSNTLPLLN
- a CDS encoding DUF1456 family protein, producing MSNNDILKKLRIALQLRDDDIIEILRHADFKVTKTELSAFFRNEDHPNYKPLGDQILRKFLNGLIIFKRGPKLPPISKS
- the fabG gene encoding 3-oxoacyl-ACP reductase FabG — its product is MKYALVTGGSRGIGRAICLSLAESGYTLLINYKSNIAEAEKTLALVREKGSDGEILKFDVGNGAEIEKVLGDWIEANADKPIEVLVNNAGIRQDVLLMWMKAEEWHNVLNPTLDGFFYVTRLIIKSMLMKKYGRIINVVSLSGIKGMPGQTNYSAAKAGLIGATKALAQEVGRRNITVNAVAPGFIKTDMTTDLNEKDFKALIPMNRFGEVEEVAEVVNFLASSKASYITGEVISINGGLYT